One Megalops cyprinoides isolate fMegCyp1 chromosome 4, fMegCyp1.pri, whole genome shotgun sequence genomic window carries:
- the LOC118776013 gene encoding RING finger protein 225, with protein MEPDPVKQSPLTPDEGTPDLECAICFSQFNNVFRTPKMLQCKHTFCLECLARMNVKSAEPDAIQCPLCRSVTPLPVLGLPKLDNNPAILSYLPEAMQRVYSVRFNRSRGRLQVKRAPDAHALPQLRTISNSLDVGVPNRRSSSGGGQGRGILRLSNKPTCRALIMTSVVLLLVLLTCIIIFLLK; from the coding sequence ATGGAGCCAGATCCTGTGAAGCAGTCACCTCTGACACCAGATGAGGGCACCCCCGACCTGGAGTGCGCCATCTGCTTCAGCCAGTTCAACAATGTCTTCCGCACGCCCAAGATGCTGCAGTGCAAGCACACCTTCTGCCTGGAGTGCCTGGCGCGCATGAACGTCAAGTCGGCGGAGCCGGACGCCATCCAGTGCCCGCTCTGCCGCAGTGTCACTCCACTGCCCGTGCTGGGCCTCCCCAAGCTGGACAACAACCCCGCCATCCTGTCCTACCTGCCTGAGGCCATGCAGCGCGTCTACAGCGTTCGCTTCAACCGCAGCAGGGGCCGGCTGCAGGTGAAGCGGGCGCCCGATGCGCACGCCTTGCCCCAGCTGCGGACCATCAGCAACTCGCTGGACGTGGGGGTCCCGAACCGCCGCAGCTCCTCTGGCGGCGGCCAGGGCCGGGGCATACTGCGGCTTTCCAACAAGCCCACCTGCCGGGCCCTCATAATGACCTcggtggtgctgctgctggtgctgctcacCTGCATTATCATCTTCCTGCTGAAGTAG
- the wdr31 gene encoding WD repeat-containing protein 31, translating to MGKLQSKIRRRSDLYRASREDGTDNVPVQQVVQYDPAHTDAINCVTTISSDLCVSGGSDQVVVVYDWRAGRLCQSFHGHSREVTKVKGVPGTSLIFSASRDKTVLMWDMNSGDGPLKEFCGHELVVNGLAISPDGSRMCTGSRDNSMCLWDIESGECLQKNTISRNLVTHVCWVPGGTSIVQTSEDKTIKVWDSRSWQVTNTFPAKQYIQTHCDVSSNSNYLLSSSNGFGGQGCEATLWDLRQPGCKMVEYRGHLQTTACSIFLPSSHGSPAMVATSSHDCSIKIWDQNTAVCLCTLTLSSAGPLVSLTPCDVSSLICASFNTGLHLLHLSHGAGLDLKEVARF from the exons GGCTTCCAGAGAGGACGGGACGGACAATGTTCCCGTCCAGCAGGTGGTGCAGTACGATCCTGCCCACACAGACGCCATCAACTGTGTCACCACCATTTCGTCTGACCTGTGTGTATCTGGGGGGAGCGACCAG gtGGTCGTTGTGTATGACTGGAGAGCTGGAAGGTTGTGCCAATCATTCCACGGCCACAGCAGAGAGGTCACCAAG GTGAAGGGTGTCCCTGGAACTAGCTTGATCTTCAGCGCATCCCGTGACAAGACTGTTCTGATGTGGGATATGAACTCTGGAGATGGGCCCCTGAAGGAATTCTGTGGGCATGAACTGGTGGTCAATGGGCTGGCCATAAGTCCAG ATGGATCGCGGATGTGCACAGGGTCCCGGGACAACTCCATGTGCTTATGGGACATAGAGTCTGGGGAGTGTCTCCAGAAGAACACCATCTCCCGAAACCTG GTGACTCACGTGTGCTGGGTACCTGGGGGCACCTCCATTGTCCAGACCTCTGAGGATAAAACAATCAA GGTGTGGGACAGTCGCAGCTGGCAGGTCACCAACACATTTCCAGCGAAGCAGTACATCCAGACCCACTGTGACGTCAGCTCCAACTCGAACTACCTTCTGTCCAGCAGCAACGGCTTCGGGGGTCAGGGCTGCGAGGCCACG CTGTGGGACCTCAGGCAGCCAGGCTGTAAGATGGTGGAGTACAGGGGCCACCTGCAGACAACTGCCTGCAGCATCTTCCTCCCCTCCAGCCATGGGTCTCCGGCCATGGTGGCCACCTCCTCACATGACTGCTCCATCAAAATCTGGGACCAGAACACCGCAG TCTGCCTCTGCACCCTGACGCTGAGCAGTGCTGGGCCACTAGTCTCGCTGACTCCATGCGACGTCAGCAGCCTCATCTGCGCCAGCTTCAACACGGGCCTCCACCTGCTGCATCTGAGCCACGGCGCTGGGCTGGACCTCAAGGAGGTGGCCAGGTTCTGA